The following proteins come from a genomic window of Pseudomonas putida:
- the acnA gene encoding aconitate hydratase AcnA, with product MPSLDSLNTLKPLKVGDQTYHYFSLTEAARQLGDLQRLPMSLKVLLENLLRWEDGTTVTGDDLRAIAQWLGERRSDREIQYRPARVLMQDFTGVPAVVDLAAMRAAMAKAGGDPQRINPLSPVDLVIDHSVMVDRYGTPQAFAENVDIEMQRNGERYAFLRWGQSAFDNFRVVPPGTGICHQVNLEYLGRTVWTREADGRTYAFPDTLVGTDSHTTMINGLGVLGWGVGGIEAEAAMLGQPVSMLIPEVIGFKLTGKLREGITATDLVLTVTQMLRKKGVVGKFVEFYGDGLAELPLADRATIANMAPEYGATCGFFPVDQVTLDYLRLSGRPEATVQLVEQYCKAQGMWRLPGHEPSFSDTLALDMDEVEASLAGPKRPQDRVALGQVSQAFDHFIELQPKPLAKEVGRLESEGGGGVAVGNADQTGAIDYSHQGQTHTLRDGAVVIAAITSCTNTSNPSVMMAAGLVAKKALEKGLQRKPWVKSSLAPGSKVVTDYFKAAGLTSYLDQLGFDLVGYGCTTCIGNSGPLDEAIEKAIGSADLTVASVLSGNRNFEGRVHPLVKTNWLASPPLVVAYALAGSVRLDLTRDPLGSGKDGQPVYLRDIWPSQQEIAEAVAKVDTAMFHKEYAEVFAGDAQWQAIEVPQAATYVWKADSTYIQHPPFFDGIGGPPPQIANIHGARVLALLGDSVTTDHISPAGNIKTDSPAGRYLREQGVEPHDFNSYGSRRGNHEVMMRGTFANIRIRNEMLAGEEGGNTLHVPTGEKLSIYDAAMRYQQEGTPLVVIAGQEYGTGSSRDWAAKGTNLLGVKAVLAESFERIHRSNLVGMGVLPLQFKAGHNRKQLGLTGKEQIDVLGLDGAHLHPGMSLPLRITREDGQQEQIEVLCRIDTLNEVEYFKAGGILHYVLRQMIAG from the coding sequence ATGCCCTCGCTCGATAGCCTGAACACCCTCAAGCCCCTCAAGGTCGGCGACCAGACCTACCACTACTTCAGCCTCACTGAGGCCGCCCGCCAGCTGGGTGACCTGCAGCGCCTACCCATGTCGCTGAAAGTGCTGCTGGAAAATCTGCTGCGCTGGGAGGACGGCACAACCGTCACTGGCGACGACTTGCGCGCCATTGCCCAATGGCTTGGCGAACGGCGCTCCGACCGCGAGATCCAGTACCGCCCGGCGCGGGTGCTGATGCAGGACTTCACCGGCGTACCTGCCGTGGTCGACCTGGCGGCCATGCGCGCCGCCATGGCCAAGGCTGGTGGCGACCCACAACGGATCAACCCGCTGTCACCGGTCGACCTGGTGATCGACCACTCGGTAATGGTCGACCGCTACGGCACGCCGCAAGCCTTTGCCGAAAACGTCGACATCGAAATGCAGCGCAATGGTGAGCGCTATGCCTTTCTGCGTTGGGGCCAGAGCGCGTTCGACAATTTCCGCGTAGTACCCCCGGGCACCGGCATTTGCCACCAGGTCAACCTGGAATACCTGGGCCGCACGGTGTGGACCCGTGAGGCTGATGGCCGCACCTATGCCTTCCCCGATACCTTGGTGGGCACAGACTCGCACACCACCATGATCAACGGCCTGGGCGTACTTGGCTGGGGTGTCGGCGGCATCGAAGCGGAAGCGGCCATGCTCGGCCAGCCGGTATCGATGCTGATCCCCGAGGTAATCGGCTTCAAGCTGACCGGCAAGCTGCGAGAGGGCATCACTGCCACTGACCTGGTGCTGACCGTGACGCAGATGCTGCGCAAGAAAGGCGTGGTGGGCAAGTTCGTTGAATTCTATGGCGACGGCCTGGCCGAGCTGCCCCTGGCCGACCGCGCGACCATTGCCAACATGGCACCGGAATACGGCGCCACCTGTGGCTTTTTCCCGGTCGACCAGGTCACCCTGGACTATCTGCGCCTTTCGGGCCGCCCCGAAGCGACCGTGCAGCTGGTGGAGCAGTACTGCAAGGCGCAGGGCATGTGGCGCCTGCCCGGCCATGAACCGTCATTCAGCGACACGCTGGCACTGGACATGGACGAGGTCGAAGCCAGCCTGGCCGGGCCCAAGCGGCCACAGGACCGCGTAGCACTGGGCCAGGTCAGCCAAGCCTTCGACCACTTCATCGAGCTGCAGCCCAAACCGCTGGCCAAAGAAGTTGGCCGCCTGGAAAGCGAGGGCGGCGGCGGTGTGGCGGTGGGCAACGCCGACCAGACCGGCGCGATCGACTACAGCCATCAGGGCCAGACCCACACCCTGCGCGATGGAGCCGTGGTGATTGCCGCGATCACCTCATGCACCAACACGTCCAACCCCAGCGTGATGATGGCTGCCGGGCTGGTGGCGAAAAAAGCACTGGAAAAAGGCCTGCAACGCAAACCCTGGGTCAAGAGCTCGCTGGCGCCGGGCTCCAAGGTGGTCACCGACTACTTCAAGGCAGCCGGGCTCACGTCTTACCTCGACCAGTTGGGTTTTGATCTGGTCGGTTATGGCTGCACCACCTGCATCGGCAACTCCGGCCCGCTGGACGAGGCGATCGAGAAAGCTATTGGCAGCGCCGACCTCACCGTGGCCTCGGTGCTGTCGGGCAACCGCAACTTCGAAGGCCGCGTGCACCCGTTGGTCAAGACCAACTGGCTGGCCTCGCCCCCGCTGGTGGTGGCCTACGCCCTGGCCGGCAGCGTGCGCCTGGACCTGACGCGCGACCCGCTAGGCTCAGGCAAGGACGGCCAACCGGTCTACCTGCGTGATATCTGGCCGAGTCAGCAGGAAATTGCCGAGGCTGTGGCCAAGGTCGATACGGCGATGTTCCACAAGGAATACGCCGAAGTGTTTGCCGGTGATGCGCAGTGGCAGGCCATCGAGGTGCCACAGGCCGCCACTTACGTGTGGAAGGCTGACTCCACCTACATTCAGCACCCACCGTTTTTCGACGGCATCGGCGGGCCGCCACCACAAATTGCCAATATTCACGGCGCACGGGTGCTGGCGCTGTTGGGCGACTCCGTGACCACTGACCACATTTCCCCCGCCGGCAACATCAAGACCGACAGCCCGGCCGGGCGCTACCTACGGGAACAGGGTGTGGAGCCACACGATTTCAACTCCTACGGTTCGCGGCGCGGCAACCATGAAGTGATGATGCGCGGCACCTTCGCCAACATCCGTATCCGCAACGAAATGCTGGCAGGAGAAGAAGGCGGTAACACCTTGCATGTGCCCACTGGCGAGAAGCTGTCGATCTACGACGCAGCCATGCGTTACCAGCAGGAAGGCACCCCGCTGGTGGTGATTGCCGGCCAGGAGTACGGCACCGGTTCGAGCCGCGACTGGGCAGCCAAGGGTACCAACCTGCTGGGGGTCAAGGCCGTGCTGGCGGAAAGCTTCGAGCGTATCCACCGCTCCAACCTGGTGGGCATGGGCGTGTTACCGCTGCAGTTCAAGGCGGGGCACAACCGCAAACAGTTGGGGCTGACCGGCAAGGAGCAGATCGATGTACTGGGGCTGGACGGTGCACATCTCCACCC